In Plutella xylostella chromosome 27, ilPluXylo3.1, whole genome shotgun sequence, one genomic interval encodes:
- the LOC105383512 gene encoding tubulin beta chain: MREIVHIQAGQCGNQIGAKFWEVISDEHGIDPTGTYHGDSDLQLERINVYYNEATGGKYVPRAILVDLEPGTMDSVRSGPFGQIFRPDNFVFGQSGAGNNWAKGHYTEGAELVDSVLDVVRKEAEGCDCLQGFQLTHSLGGGTGAGLGTLLISKIREEYPDRIMNTFSVVPSPKVSDTVVEPYNATLSVHQLVENTDESYCIDNEALYDICFRTLKLTTPTYGDLNHLVSATMSGVTTCLRFPGQLNADLRKLAVNMVPFPRLHFFIPGFAPLTSRGSQQYRALTVPELTQQMFDAKNMMAACDPRHGRYLTVAAVFRGRMSMKEVDEQMMNIQNKNSSYFVEWIPNNVKTAVCDIPPRGLKMSATFIGNSTAIQELFKRISEQFTAMFRRKAFLHWYTGEGMDEMEFTEAESNMNDLVSEYQQYQDATAEEEGEFDEEEEGGDEGD, from the exons atgcgtgaaatTGTTCACATACAAGCCGGCCAGTGCGGGAACCAGATTGGAGCTAAG TTCTGGGAAGTGATATCTGACGAGCACGGCATCGACCCGACGGGCACGTACCACGGCGACTCGGACCTGCAGTTGGAGCGCATCAATGTGTACTACAACGAAGCCACCGGCGGCAAGTACGTGCCTCGAGCCATCCTCGTGGACCTGGAGCCAGGCACCATGGACTCCGTCCGCTCAGGACCCTTCGGACAGATCTTCCGCCCAGACAACTTCGTGTTCGGCCAATCAGGCGCCGGCAACAACTGGGCGAAAGGACACTACACTGAAGGCGCTGAGCTGGTGGATTCGGTTCTGGATGTGGTCAGGAAAGAAGCGGAAGGATGCGACTGTCTGCAAGGGTTCCAGCTGACGCATTCCCTTGGAGGAGGCACAGGCGCTGGACTCGGGACGCTACTGATCTCGAAAATTCGAGAGGAATACCCCGATCGTATTATGAATACGTTCAGTGTGGTGCCATCGCCCAAGGTGTCTGATACGGTGGTCGAACCCTACAATGCGACGCTGTCGGTGCATCAGCTGGTGGAAAACACTGACGAGTCCTACTGCATCGACAACGAGGCCCTCTACGACATCTGCTTCCGGACGCTCAAGCTCACGACGCCCACTTACGGGGACCTGAACCATCTGGTTTCTGCCACCATGTCTGGAGTGACCACCTGCCTGCGGTTCCCTGGTCAGTTGAACGCCGATTTAAGGAAGCTGGCGGTCAATATGGTGCCGTTCCCGCGGCTCCACTTCTTCATTCCTGGGTTTGCTCCGCTGACTTCCAGAGGCAGCCAGCAGTACAGAGCTCTGACGGTCCCCGAGTTGACGCAGCAGATGTTTGACGCGAAGAACATGATGGCGGCGTGCGACCCGAGGCACGGGAGGTACCTGACGGTGGCTGCTGTCTTCCGCGGCCGGATGTCCATGAAGGAAGTAGACGAGCAGATGATGAACATCCAGAACAAGAACTCCTCCTACTTCGTGGAGTGGATCCCGAACAACGTGAAGACAGCCGTGTGCGACATTCCTCCTCGTGGGTTGAAGATGTCTGCCACATTTATCGGCAACTCCACGGCAATTCAGGAGTTGTTCAAGCGTATCTCTGAGCAGTTCACGGCCATGTTCAGGCGTAAGGCGTTCCTCCACTGGTACACGGGTGAGGGTATGGATGAGATGGAGTTCACGGAGGCGGAGAGCAACATGAACGACCTGGTCTCCGAGTACCAGCAATACCAGGACGCCACGGCGGAGGAGGAGGGCGAGTTTGATGAGGAAGAGGAGGGGGGCGACGAGGGAGACTAG